The region GGCTACACTGACACAATACAAACGTAGCGGTCAAGTCATAAGATAATTTAGACGAATAAACAGTTTGGATGGTTCCGTCGCTAGCTACAGCAGTGACTCGTCCTCGTTGACGCAGTGCAGCAGGTTATGCGTTCTGTTGCCAAGAGACAAGGATCGTAAATCCAGTGTTTCTGCCATAAATCATCCAGACTTTTGACAAAACTAAATTCAGTAATATAAAAGATAAATTGATATTATcattcttcttattattatcatcatcatcaatatcaattaaatgtgtgtgtgtttgtgtgtgtgtgtgtgtgataatgatACATATTGgacaaaatgattttgaaaaatatttattttcaaaataattatattaaatatttacaaaattatTTCCTGCTAACGgttgaaaatgtgcaaaattaGCCCCTCCTCAACCTGAATGAATCCACTCCCATTCGTTTCACAAAGAGGACAATACAGAGAACTAAGCAGCCTACAAGTGAGGGCCGAGACCGAACACAAGGTTACATTATTACAGCACCAAACAAGAACACATTGGTGTTGTTCTTACACAGTCATACAGGTGATATATCAATACTAAAGAAATGTAAAGATAACCTCTTAATATGAAACACACGGGCTCTAACCAGAACAGTGCAACCATTTATAACCAGTAACCTTATCAGAAGGTCCAGATTGTGTTAAATGATTTGAATCATTATAGATGACTCACTACTTGAGCAATTCTTCCATAAGTCCATGGTTTTTCCCCAAATATCTATTATGAGCTGATTATTAGTCAAGTTAAACATTACAAGCACGTACTGACTCAGCCAACCAATGTTATGAGCACACGCAGACCTGCATGCAGAGATATGTACATGCACACCAACATCACAGGTCAGTCTTCTCAGGGATGTTCAACACTGTGCTGGAGGGCATGCTGGAGTTGGATGTTCCCAGACTGAAGGACGCTGGTGTTTCTGTGTACACTGACTCTAGCAGCTCCTCTGAGGATGCTGAGGTGGAGGCTGAGCCGAGGCCGGGGGTAAAGACTTGGGCAGGATTTGGTTGTGGGTGTGCAGCCTTGGCTGTCTGGGAGGCCTGCGTGTTCCCCTGCTGGACCTGAGAAAGATTCTCCATCTCTGGGTGCCTACGGCCTCTCCTCTTACCAAGGACCTTGACATAGTTGGCTGGGACAAGCCCTGTGGTCTGACCGTCCACACTGGCCAGCAGCCAGCCGCGCACCCTGGGCTGTTGCTCTACACAcaggaaagaataaaaagtctGAGCTCATCAACTTCAAGGAACGTTTGGTCACCAAGTTAATCAGAGGGACTCTCAACTTTCTTTTCGCTTAATCACAGGTCTGTTGTTGCATGGCAGCATTGCCTTCCTCCTCCATTACTGACAGTTTAATGCTTGCCTCTACAATACTACATGTACAGGAAAACACACTTGTAATATTTATGAGGCTTATGTGTTACCATGGCACCAAATACTCTTTCTAGGGACcacattaaaaatattgaaGTTGTCTATAATATTGTGTGATTATAtaagtttttttaaatataggaAATGTCACCATTTACCGTATTGAATGTTACCTATTGTAAAACAGAGTAGCAAATAATCTACCACAATATCCCAGACAATATCCCAATATCCCCAAAAAGTTTTTTcatgatttatatatatatatacacacatacatacatatacacacaatatCTTCCATGATAATGTTTAGGAAAATCAAACttttaatggataaaaaaaaccAGATGAGAGACATGATGCAAAAATCATACTAAAATCCAATATTGCCATATATGTGTTCATGGATTTGCAACATTGAAAATAAAGGCCTGGTGCACCCAGAAATGGGAAACGTAAAGGTAGGAAATAATGGCCAGCAGTCATTAAAGAGTTCTCACCTTTAGGGGCGAGATTGAGCATGTCTCCCGCCCGCAAAGAAATCTCCTCCTCAGATGCTGCTGAGAAGTTGTACTCTGCTCTAGCCACTACATGGTCATCCTCCCCGCTGGCCCAGTCAGTGGctaaaatagaaacacaaaactttttTACATGTTATCGCTGGTAGTAAAAGATTGGCTACATATACCAATATGACAATCACTTTCTCTGGCATcgaatataaaaaaacatctgccaGTATTTGTTGCCTTGGGTACAACTGATGGAAATCTTTAATGTTTTCCAACTTCTTTCCCAAAGATCAGTGAAGGTTGTATGACATACTATCTAGAGAAGTGCTTCTCAACTGTCTCCACTGAGCCACAAGACAGTGGTGGTAACTTGTAAATCTAGCATTCACTGAGATTGGCTGGAAAAACACCTGTAAAGTCTTGGGCTATGATGTGTCATGGTGAGAGCTGCTGATCTAAAGTACAAAGAAAGTCCCAAAAAGGCTGCTACTGAGTTTGTGAAGAGGGGACCACTCTTGAGCTTAAATAGTTATTTCtataaaaatgtggaaacacaTCTCATCTACAAGTAAATAATCTCGAATGTGCTGTATGTCTCACCATTTTCTTCAGAGCGAGGGCTGGAGCTTAGAAGTTTCCAGATAAGGTAGGGTCCACCCAAGACTacagcaaaaaacagaaagattgGCCAGGATTTGACAGTCTGATCCTCCATCCCCGGTCCATATCCTCCAGATGCACTAGTAGCTAGGGCATCAGTAGCACTGTCTGCCCATAAGTCCTCAGCCTCAGCATCTGACCTCCGCCCCAGCAGCCTCTGTAACCGTCGGTAGAGGTATCGCAAGGTGCGTACCAGGGCAAAGGCTGACAAGACTCGGGTGAGGTGTGCACGCAGCCGCGTTAGGTGGTTGGCTACGTCCAGCACGGCACGAAAACTGTTATACACAGCTGAGAAGGTGGCGTCCAGCATCATGCTGACTGAGGCAAAGGCCTGGACGATGCTCTCAATGGACTGGAAGGCACCGCGGCTGCTCTCCTCTGCCTGCTGCACAAACCTACTGGGGGCAACGTCTTCCGTGTGGGAAAGGCGGCTGTACCCTCCCATGCCATAGCCCCCACCATAGCTGTAAGGGCTGTAGCCACCATAGATAGAGCTCCCATAGGGACTGTAAGAAGAAGTGAAGGAGCTGTAGGATGGACGGTAGGACTGCTGGACGGGACGAGGGGGCACTGGGGGCACCATCCTGGTCAGGACAGGAGGGCCGGCAGAAGTGGGGGGTCCTACAGCTGGTACAAAATCTGCAGTTCTATTTGATGAAAAGGCCAAGACAGGATAAAGGATTAAcataattacattacatttataatagtATGAGATACTTATTATGTTAAATAATATTCAAAACAACCCTTTGGGTTTACAGAACAACCTTACAAATTGAAAATAAGATTCCTCAAACCCTCAAAACGTTACTGGTATGAAACTGCTTCCAGTTACAGACAGTAAGGTAACTTGGTGCCTcatgataattaataataattaacaagAAGGGCACCCAGACGGGCCAATGTCAAACTACATAAaccagacttcagaggaaaaaatggaTAGTAAGtaatctggatctgcaccaatATTTACTGGGTTCTtccctgacccctgacccctgaccaATCCCTTCACCGGGTTCAGTAAGAATCGGATCGAATTTGCGTAAttcatcacaaaacacaacctCCTTGAAGGTACTTTTACTAGGTTTCGTTTAATGCACTATGTGGTGTTTCCATTCATAAATAAGGACCGTAAAAGAAGTATCGGAGGAATCATTTATGAAGTCTGGCGAGAAACTCAGTTACATGCACCAGTAAAGGGCACATGACAGGGCCTTGTTGGGCCTAGCTCATAGGTTAGCTATTAGCACAGCAGTTTCGTTGCTCGATTAAATTATTTAGGTAGCTAACTCACAAACGGGAATACGATTGGTATATTAGCAATTTACCTATCTAGTCAACTGTTAAATGATAGCTCCGAAGCTCTGCCATATTGCcgttttctttagttttgggTTTCTCATCCCACAACTTTTATATTAGCTAGGTATCAACAACAGCGACCCAATTGTAGCTAGTAAACAAAAAAGTGATTTTACGTTAGCGAGCTAGCTAACGTGGCGAAAGAGCGTTTACCTGTAATTTACAGGTGCAGCCATTGCCCCTGGAATGCGTCTTTCCCATGGCTTTGGCGGAGGCTGTGAATCCATCACgataaatgtatgtatatatccACAAAGTATAGAAATACTGCGGAACCTGTCCCCCTAACTGTTTCTCCTGTTGCCTTCCTGTGCTCCTCGTAATTTCTACTTTGTAATATTGAAGCTCATGGGTATCACACCTAAAGGGACTATAAATGGCGTCAAACGATATTGAATTTATTTGGTACATGTCATTTAGTCTATTAGATGCTGGCACGGATTCCAAGATTTTAATCTCCAGAAAGATATAATGGAATTTCCAGTGATCCAAGGAATTTCCCTGACAGCTCCTGAAGGCACCATCCGTGACTGGCGGAAGTGTTGTGGTCAAACCGGTATAACTGACAGAAGTTGGCGTTACCTCATGAAACTTGGTATTTGTAAACCTAAATATATGTCAGTGGCCAGGGGTAAattattgttcatgtttttataatttgtcACTGCTTACTTTCCCCACTTTTTCTCCACTCGATTAGTATGACCTGCATTTTTCACCtctgtccagcagagggcaatGTAACttatgagaaaagaaaatcctgCACGTTTTCAggcaacaataataaatataaaaagggAGTTTCCCTCCTCAGTAATACAATGTAGTTAAACAAAGATAGCAGATTTTAATTTGTATCTCACCAACTAATGTCAAGTCACATTGACAGCAGtgattttaaattcaaattgtgATTTTTCCATATAAAGAAACATTAACTCTTTCCTGAGGTTCGTATTATATAACTGCCCAACCTGCAATGGGAAGTTCTTACATGAAATGTAAACTGAATGAACAGATAAGTATGTATtgttatttgtctttgtttgactaGCTTACTTGTagcttgttgtgttgttcttgcCTCTTTTTAGACTATTCTCATGTATGTTTTAGCTCATTGTAGAGTATTATccattgtgttgtttgttttgtgttgtttttgctattgaTTGTTTCATTACACATGTAAAAACCCAACTAGGGACAGGAGTCGAGAATTAGCAATAGCTATAAACTCTTTGTGAAACACATTAGTTTCACCCTGTTgtgaaactatgttaaattgcattgtccttatcaaataaataataaataaataaactttaaaaaaaaaagtacacatgATACACAAAGTGTACTGTCCTCAGATTGATTCTGCTTCATGAGAAGATAGCTTTCACATGATTCACATGATTTCCTCTATTAACACTTTACTGTAGGTGCTAAGATCCGCCAAGAGATACTTCTACTTCTGAAAATCCATTCTAAGAAAGACATTACTTTTAATTCACACTTATCTGAAATAGTTCAGTCATTTCACATAAACCATTGTTCTTGCTAAGCAGAATGCATGTACGcctaaatctaaaaaaatataCTGATATTATCTTGTCACATTGAGCACAGTTTCCTACATCAGTCTCCTTTTATTGCTGATATAGCAGCTCTGAGATTTGACTTACAATGACTTGGGATGGATTCCCCTCTGGGCTTTCACTAGCTCTCAGCGTCAAGCCCAGTGTTTGTCAGCTAACCCTATAGTAAGCTTTTGAGGGGGCGACTTGTGACTGTGCTGCCGTGAGGGTGAGGAGAGCTCCTCTTGCGCACAAACAGTGAATGCAGAGGTGTCTTGTGTGGTTTTAGGAGGGAGTCCTGTGATGtcaagtgttgtgtgtgtgtgtatgtgtgtgtgtttgtgtgtgtgtgtgggggggtgtctGCAGAGCTGTCACATTAGATTCTCTTAGGGTATGACAACAGTATGCTTGCGTGAAGCTGCAatgtaggtgtgtatgtgtgtgtgtgaggctgccATTTGTGACATAATGGAGTCAGAATCCTGGGTGAAAGGTGGGAATCCAAAGTGTTGGCCTGTTATGTCGCTGTGTGTGGGAAGATGCTTGAGCTGATGATGGCCCTGGTATTTGGGGTTTGTGCATCTGTGACCTTTTGCACTGTGATGATATAGGAAAGCCAAAGAATATAAAGGATCATTACatatatgcaaaaaaataaacGTGTAAAAATGACCTTTAGAAATACATTGAATGGTCAAACGTATGTGGACACCCAAACCCCCATATGTCACTATATGTAAATAATCTGCAGCCTCTACTCTTCTTGGAAGTTTTCCACCAGATGTTGGCACCTGGCTGCAggtctttattttcattcagaCACAAGAGCATTTATGAGGTCTAACAGTTATTTTGGGTGATTAAGGCATTCGGTGTTctagttcatcccaaaggtcAGGCgtctgtgcaggccagtcagTTTATTCTAAACCAAACTTGacaaaaacattcctttattGACCTGGCAACATATAGGAAAATAGCCTTCCCCAAACTGTTGTAACAAGTTGGAAGAACACTGCTGTCTAAAGCAGTGGTTCAAGTGCCCTCAGGGGGTTAAAAAAATCCAAGAGGTCAAAACATGATTCACAAGATAGAAAAGCAGATGAAGACacaaaactgtgtttatttttttaagacttttctcAAATCTTTGCAACATTATGACTGTAGAAACTATTCAAATGAAATCTGAGCAGGGAACAAACCTTTTAGGTGAACTGCTCACATTCAGCCAGGAAACAGGTTAGCGTAGCTTCGTATGAAGAAAGGTGGAGACAGCGAGCCTCactgtccaaaggtaaaaagatctacctaccagcacctctaaagctcaataattaacacattatattgtgtttgtttaatccacacaAAAATTGAAGTGGTGTCTAAAGTGTGTTGGACATATCGTGTGTTATTGATTTTAATTAAGACAAGATAATGCATGGAAATTTAAGAATTTAGCAGTATAAGCTCCACAGACAGAATTTTTCAATGTTTGTGATttctaagaaaaataaattgatccgcgaaaaatcattaaaattaaGATGCAGCAAAAGAAACACACCTGCAGTCCAACTTGGGACCATTGCAATATCCTCTCTAGGAGCATGTCTATTATTACCAACAAATTTCACaaagtttgaaaagaaaatttgCTGGGGCAGCCACAAACTTACCCTGTCTGTTCCCGTGTTTATACAACAACAAGAGATGACAGTCATGAAAGACTGTTTGACACTCAAAGAATCCCTAAGCTTCCCCTGATAACCTAAATCGGTCAAATCTCTTTCTGTTCCTGAGTTCAGATTTAGTAAAGTGGTCCAACCAGAACTAtgacttcactctgacacaGCATTCCTTCATTGCCTCTGAAATTCCAGTGTTTGTAACTGGTTATCTGGTGTATTTTTGCTGGGCAGCACGCTGGATTGGCCTGAAAGTGATGTGTGTACTTTTCACAAGCACTGGTTCCCccttgctctgtgtgtgtgtgtgtgtgtgtgtgtgtgtgtgtgtgtgtgtgtgtgtgtgtgtgtgtgtgtgtgtgtgtgtgtgtgtgtgtgtgtgttagtgtgtgtgcgtgttttgtGCAGCGTACGCGGGTATTGCACAAAATATGGATGGCGGAGGGGAAGATGGAGGCCTGTACAAAAGTGGAACTATCAAGAGAAAATATTGGTGGAACATACAGAGCTCTATTAGAGTGAGGTGTTGAAATTGTTGTGTGGCTGCTTGTCAAAAAAGGAAACGCAATGAGTTTCTGCAACGTCAAACTAGACAACACCGTAGTGGACTCACAGGCAGTATATAACATTACCAAGTCCTGTTCTCTCAGTTGTAAGTGTAAAAAGGAGAGTGCAAGGCAACTTAGACGATAGAAGTGTCTAACAGATAAATAAGATGTGAATACTTAATACCTTTCGAGGATGATTATATGAGGATGAAATCAAATACTGTACTCTATTGGACAATCTATTATGCTGTGCGAGTTACCTTTTTGCATGATCTGTTTTACTTTATTCTCCCATATGATTTCATTTAGCTACTGTCTTGTGTATATAGTGTTACAAACTCAAATGCTAAGACCTTGGCgcaacaaaacagatttttcagtTGTAGGACATATATAAATTAGCTTTAGCTAAGGCTCGCTGTTTGGTTTTTACctctctgttttgatttttgtttgtgcaaTTTTCTTccccaaaaaaataatatacatttcTATGGCATAATAGtattatatgtaaaaaaaaaaaattcattcattcaaaaaattaaagcagaaatctagaataaacaaaaacaaaaaaatgccaGAATTTGAAAATACAGCCACCATATGCACACGTTTCACACACGTACACAACACAAGTaacacagctgcagcctggCTACGATAAGCAGAAAGCTAAATTCTTAGTAACATTCAACATAGTaagttcatttcctgttttcatggTAAATCTACCTACACAACCAACCAACCGCTACAACACGTTTATATATTAATGGAAAATGAAGTAAGCAGCCTGTTACCTGTCCAGGAGAAGTACAACAAGTTCTCTCCATCTTTGAAACGCTTCACAGATATCGACTCATGTCCAAGGgacgtgcacacacatctgcatttgTAGAAAAGCCAATACCACTGTCTCTTAAATTACAATATGCTTTAAGGTGATTATGGAACTTTTGCCCATTGATGCCAAGAAATTGACTCCCTGTTTAACAAAGTGTTGACTATATCTGTAGTGGCAGTCTTGTGGCTTTGTTCACTGTTTATCAGTGTTGAATTAATTACAGGAGCAGTTATTCCACTAATTTCTTTCCACAATGGCATACATAAGCAGGAAGTACGGTG is a window of Seriola aureovittata isolate HTS-2021-v1 ecotype China chromosome 14, ASM2101889v1, whole genome shotgun sequence DNA encoding:
- the pex13 gene encoding peroxisome biogenesis factor 13 — encoded protein: MDSQPPPKPWERRIPGAMAAPVNYRTADFVPAVGPPTSAGPPVLTRMVPPVPPRPVQQSYRPSYSSFTSSYSPYGSSIYGGYSPYSYGGGYGMGGYSRLSHTEDVAPSRFVQQAEESSRGAFQSIESIVQAFASVSMMLDATFSAVYNSFRAVLDVANHLTRLRAHLTRVLSAFALVRTLRYLYRRLQRLLGRRSDAEAEDLWADSATDALATSASGGYGPGMEDQTVKSWPIFLFFAVVLGGPYLIWKLLSSSPRSEENATDWASGEDDHVVARAEYNFSAASEEEISLRAGDMLNLAPKEQQPRVRGWLLASVDGQTTGLVPANYVKVLGKRRGRRHPEMENLSQVQQGNTQASQTAKAAHPQPNPAQVFTPGLGSASTSASSEELLESVYTETPASFSLGTSNSSMPSSTVLNIPEKTDL